The Sphingomonas carotinifaciens genomic sequence AGCCCGATGCGGTGCGCCCGCCCCGAACGCACCCGGTCGATCGGCGAGCGGCCCGGCCCATAGATGCCGGGCAGGCGGAACACCCGCGCGCCCCGCGCCAGCCACGCCGCATCCGCCTGCGCGCGCGCCACCCGCCGCCCGCCGCCGGTCGGTGCGCTCTCATCAACCCACGCGCCCCCGGCATCGCCGTAGACGCCGGTGGAGGACAGATAGCCCAGCCAGCCGCGCCCCAGCCACGCACCGTACCGGTCCAGCACCGGATCGCGTTCGTCCGCCGGCGGCACCGAGGACAGCACATGCGTCGCCGACGCCAGCGCCGCGACCACCGCCGCGTCGTCGTCGAAGCGGATCGTGCCGTCCCGCCCGTCGCGCGTCGTGCCCGTCACCTGCCAGCCGGCACGGGTCAGCCGCGCCGCCAGTGCCGACGCGACATAGCCCATGCCGAAGACCAGAAGCCGGCTCACCCGATGCGCCTTACTTGGCCGCCATCGGCCCCTTGTAGAGCGTGCCGAAATAGTCGCCCTTGTTCCACACCGGCCGCGCATCGCCATCCGCGATCTCGCGCGCGATGGCATAGTTCACGCCCACGAAGCGCGGCCCCTGGCTCCAGTCGATCGGCAGGCTCAGATCATCGGACGGCCGGTGATAGTTGGTCGACATGAACGTTTTCACCGCCGCGGCGCCCGGCCCCTTCTGGCCCGGCCACAGGAAGACCGAAGGGATGCCCTTCTGGACGAAGCGGAAATGGTCGGAGCGCACGAAGATGCCCTCTTCCGGCATCGGATCGGGCGACAGCGGCAGGCCGAGCGCCCCCACCGCCTTGCGCACGATCGGCCCCAGCGTCGAGCGCTCGGCGCCGAACACGATCATGTCCTCGAACGTGTAGGTCAGGATCGGCATGTCCAGGTTCACGTCCGCCACGATCGACGCCAGGGGCACGGTCGGGTTGTTCGCGAAATAGTCGGACCCGACCAGCCCCTTCTCCTCTGCGGTCACCGCCAGGAACATTACGCTGCGCCGCGGCGGCTTGCCGCTTTCCTTGAAGCGCTTGGCTTCCTCGATCAGGCTGGCGATGCCGATCGCATTGTCCAGCGCGCCATTGTTGATCCGGTCGCCGTCGCCGCCCTCGTTGACGCCGATATGGTCCAGATGCGCGGACAGCACGACCACCTGGTCCTTCAGCTTGGGATCGCTGCCCGGAATCATGCCGATGACGTTGCTGCTCGGCATCGGCGTCGCGCTGGTCTTCAGCGCGACGGTCAGCGTGCCCCTGGCCGCCACCGGCCGGTAGCGCGGGGTTTCTGCCGCCGCGGCCTTCACCACCGCATCCCAGTCCTTGCCGAACAGCCTGGCCGCGCCCGCCGCGCTCAGCGTTCCCAGGATCGGCGTGCCCGGCGTCGGATTATGGACGGTGCCGTCGGCATTGGCCCAGCCCACGCGCGGCCGATCATAGCTGCCTGCCAGCAGGTTGAACGGCCGCTGCCGCCCGCCGCCACCCGGCATGTCGAGCTGGATCGCACCCACCGCACCGCGCGCGGCGGCCAGTGCGGCCTTGTTCGCCGCGCTGCCGAAGAAGGCGCGCTCCTCGCCGCCCAGCCCTGCGGGCGTGCCGGGGACGAACGCCACGATCTTGCCGCGCACGTCGACGCCCTTGAAGTCGTTCTGGCCATATTGCGGCGCATCGATGCCATAGCCGACGAAGACGACCGGCGCCGACAGGCTGGTCTCCGCCTGCCCCGGCACCGGCGACGGCGCATAATCCTCGCCGAAGGTCAGCGTCACCGGCTGCCCCCCGCGCGCCGTCCAGACGAAGCTTCCCTGATCGGCCGCCTTGTA encodes the following:
- a CDS encoding NAD(P)-dependent oxidoreductase, encoding MGYVASALAARLTRAGWQVTGTTRDGRDGTIRFDDDAAVVAALASATHVLSSVPPADERDPVLDRYGAWLGRGWLGYLSSTGVYGDAGGAWVDESAPTGGGRRVARAQADAAWLARGARVFRLPGIYGPGRSPIDRVRSGRAHRIGLATQVFSRVHADDIVAGVIAGFDAPAGAYNLADDVPCPQDDVVAFAASLIGLPPPPVVSLDSLSPMARGFYAENRRVANGKAKRVLGWTLRFPDYRLGLRALSAMTSPSPVTAAPAAASGDQR
- a CDS encoding M28 family peptidase, which produces MFRRVALVSLLALSAAVSAQTTPAIPELPADQAAMRAHVMFLASDAMKGREAGSPEYDIAAQYVASQFYAAGLKPAGDAGGYLQKVPLVSYKAADQGSFVWTARGGQPVTLTFGEDYAPSPVPGQAETSLSAPVVFVGYGIDAPQYGQNDFKGVDVRGKIVAFVPGTPAGLGGEERAFFGSAANKAALAAARGAVGAIQLDMPGGGGRQRPFNLLAGSYDRPRVGWANADGTVHNPTPGTPILGTLSAAGAARLFGKDWDAVVKAAAAETPRYRPVAARGTLTVALKTSATPMPSSNVIGMIPGSDPKLKDQVVVLSAHLDHIGVNEGGDGDRINNGALDNAIGIASLIEEAKRFKESGKPPRRSVMFLAVTAEEKGLVGSDYFANNPTVPLASIVADVNLDMPILTYTFEDMIVFGAERSTLGPIVRKAVGALGLPLSPDPMPEEGIFVRSDHFRFVQKGIPSVFLWPGQKGPGAAAVKTFMSTNYHRPSDDLSLPIDWSQGPRFVGVNYAIAREIADGDARPVWNKGDYFGTLYKGPMAAK